A window of Dehalogenimonas sp. WBC-2 genomic DNA:
ATATTTTGTCAAACCGGGCACTGACGATGAGTGGCACGCTCACTGGCTGGAGACCCGTCTCAATTGGTACAAATCACTCGGCATGAAACCTGAAAACCTGATGTTGCGTGCGCATTGTAAGGATGAGTTGGCACACTACGCCAAGGCTTGCTCTGACATACAATATCTTTTCCCCATGGGTTGGAGCGAACTGGAAGGTATTGCCAACCGCTGCGATTTCGACCTTAAGCAACACTCTCTGCATAGCGGAAAGTCACTGGAATATTTCGACGAAGAGACCAAGGAACAGATCACACCCTATGTCATCGAACCTTCGGCCGGCGTCGACCGCTCGGTCTTGGCTTTCATGATCGATGCCTATACCGAAGAACCAGATAAGGATGAGACCCGTACCGTCTTAAAATTACATCCACGATTGGCACCATACAAGGCCGCCATTTTACCGCTCTCCAAGAAGGAACCCCTGGCTAATCTGTCAAAAGAAATTTACGCCTCATTGAGGAAAGCCTGGATGGTGACCTACGACGACGCACAGAGTATCGGCCGCCGCTACCGCCGCCAGGACGAAATCGGCACTCCCTACTGCATCACCGTTGATTTCGATTCATTGAACGACAACCAGGTGACTGTACGAGAGCGTGATTCCATGACCCAGGTACGCATTCCGATTGAAGAAATAAAAGCCTACCTGTTTCCACGTATTAAAGGTGAATGCAAATAATCAACAATTTCCATCCCATCTTTATCCCTTTGGATCAGCAGTGAAGATAATACACTTTGCCGATTTACATCTGGGTGTCGAAACATATGGGCACATCGACGCAATCACCGGACTGAATACCCGTTTCCAGGATTTCCTGACTGCTTTCGATAAACTGGTAGATTATGCCATCGATAACAAAGTGGATCTGGTGCTGTTTTGCGGTGACGCCTTCAAAAGCCGCGAACCATCCCAGACCCAGCAGCGGGAATTTGCCCGCCGCATTAAAAAATTGGCAGACCACGCTATCCCTGTCTTTTTACTCATTGGAAACCACGACCTGCCGGCAACATCAGGCCGTGCCACCAGCACGGAAATCTATGATACCCTTAAAATACCCGGAGTGACGGTGGCTGGCCAGCCTAAACTATATTTGATCGAGACTGCCGCTGGCCCTGTCCAGGTCTCAGCGCTTCCCTGGCCTCGCAAGAGTGCCCTGGAAGGCCGCGCCCAGAGCGATGGGCAACCTCTTTCGACAGAAGAGCTTAAAACCGGCATGGAAAGCATTCTGTCATCGAAGATCCGCCAAATGGCTGACAATGTTGATTCCTCCATACCATCAATCATGGCGGCTCATATCTGGGTAGACGGAGCAAAGATCGGTTCCGAAAACAAAATGATTCTCGGCACTGAACCGACCGTGATGTTAGGGAACATCGCGCTATCCGCTTTCGATTATGTCGCCTTGGGTCACTTGCACAAGCGCCAGGTGCTCAACGAAATACCGCCGGTCATTTACTCAGGGAGCTTGGAACGCCTTGATTTCGGTGAAGAGAAAGACACAAAAGGTTTTTATCTTATTGACATCGCCATTATTGAAGGCAAGAAAAAGGTTAATTACGAGTTTCACCGGTTGGACGGCCGGCGCTTCCTCACTCTTGAAAT
This region includes:
- the sbcD gene encoding exonuclease SbcD; this encodes MKIIHFADLHLGVETYGHIDAITGLNTRFQDFLTAFDKLVDYAIDNKVDLVLFCGDAFKSREPSQTQQREFARRIKKLADHAIPVFLLIGNHDLPATSGRATSTEIYDTLKIPGVTVAGQPKLYLIETAAGPVQVSALPWPRKSALEGRAQSDGQPLSTEELKTGMESILSSKIRQMADNVDSSIPSIMAAHIWVDGAKIGSENKMILGTEPTVMLGNIALSAFDYVALGHLHKRQVLNEIPPVIYSGSLERLDFGEEKDTKGFYLIDIAIIEGKKKVNYEFHRLDGRRFLTLEITLAEGDLDPTSPILTLLDANKEHITNAVVQLKIKLPESLVSLLRDTEIKNALKDAHYFVIARDVERQNRSRMGGTEGETLTPRQALEKYLIIRNVTEARRLELMAYAENIFVETTTL
- a CDS encoding glycyl-tRNA synthetase, which produces MADKTNPVDMDKIVSLSRRRGFVFQSSEIYGAPGGCWDYGPLGVLLKNNIKQAWWQSMVQERDDVVGVDSSILMNPKVWEASGHVTGFSDPMADCLKCKMRWRPGDFEGAVCPSCGGELTEPRQFNLMFKTFMGPVEDTASVVYLRPETAQGIFVNFNNVLNTTRKKLPFGIAQMGKSFRNEITTGNFIFRSREFEQMELEYFVKPGTDDEWHAHWLETRLNWYKSLGMKPENLMLRAHCKDELAHYAKACSDIQYLFPMGWSELEGIANRCDFDLKQHSLHSGKSLEYFDEETKEQITPYVIEPSAGVDRSVLAFMIDAYTEEPDKDETRTVLKLHPRLAPYKAAILPLSKKEPLANLSKEIYASLRKAWMVTYDDAQSIGRRYRRQDEIGTPYCITVDFDSLNDNQVTVRERDSMTQVRIPIEEIKAYLFPRIKGECK